The Microbacterium trichothecenolyticum sequence TCGCGCGCGGCCGGCATGAGATCGCGCCACTGCTCCCCACCGACCGCGCGGGCGGCCTCGGACGGGCAGATCGTCTTGTCGGCGTCGCGGGCGGCGAGCAACTCCCGAATGGATGCCACCAGCCGAGGATCCGCATCAGACGACGAGGTCATATGTCCAGTGTCCCTCCCCCGTTCCGCGTCGGGGTCAGAATGAGCCGGTGATCACCGAGCGCCACGCCCCCGACCTGCCCGGCCGCGCGGTCATCGCGCAGCGCTGGAGCCGCGCCGTGTTCGTGCACTGGCGCGTCGATCCGGCGCAGGTCGCACCGGTGCTACCGCCGGGAACGCGCCCCGACGTGCACGACGGCTCGGCCTGGGTCGGGCTCGTGCC is a genomic window containing:
- a CDS encoding DUF3253 domain-containing protein, producing MTSSSDADPRLVASIRELLAARDADKTICPSEAARAVGGEQWRDLMPAAREAAHELVGLGEVEVTQRGEVVDVITARGPVRIRRAR